From Mycobacterium cookii:
CGCGGCCGCCAAGATCATCGCCGGCACCGCGCGGTCGATGGGGATCACCGTCGAATAGGCGGAACCCCAACAACTGAATACCCGTGGGAGGGCCAGCTTCGGCCCGCCGTCGGACGACGATGCAGGCCGTCAACGGCCTGAGGAGGAGTCCGACAAAATCCAACCACAACCCAACATCAGATTGGATGAACGAATGAGCAAGAACAGCAAGGCATATCGCGCCGCGGCCGAGAAGGTGGACCGCGACAATCTCTACACCCCGCTGCAGGCCGCCAAGCTGGCCAAGGAGACGTCGTCGACCAAGCAGGACTCGACCGTGGAGGTGGCCATCCGACTCGGCGTCGACCCCCGCAAGGCCGACCAGATGGTCCGCGGCACGGTCAACCTGCCGCACGGCACCGGTAAGACCGCCCGCGTCGCGGTGTTCGCCGTAGGTGAAAAGGCCGAAGAGGCAGCGGCAGCCGGCGCCGACGTGGTCGGCAGCGACGACCTGATCGAGAAGATCCAGGGCGGCTTCTTGGACTTCGACGCCGCGATCGCCACCCCGGACCAGATGGCCAAGGTCGGCCGCATCGCGCGCATCCTCGGGCCGCGTGGTCTGATGCCGAACCCGAAGACCGGAACCGTCACGCCGGACATCACCAAGGCGGTGTCGGACATCAAGGGCGGCAAGATCAACTTCCGGGTGGACAAGCAGGCCAACCTGCACTTCGTCATCGGCAAGGCATCGTTCGACGAGAAGGCGCTCGCCGAGAACTACGGCGCGGCGATCGACGAGGTGCTGCGGCACAAGCCGTCGTCGTCGAAGGGTCGCTACCTGAAGAAGATCACCGTGTCGACGACCACCGGCCCGGGCATCCCGGTCGACCCGGCGGTCACGCGTAACTTCGCCGAGGCGTAAGGACGTTTACCGTTCCCCGACAGTCGCTGCCGGGGAACGGTACCCCTATCTCTTAGAATCTCCTCATGGCAGACGCCTTTAGGA
This genomic window contains:
- the rplA gene encoding 50S ribosomal protein L1, whose amino-acid sequence is MSKNSKAYRAAAEKVDRDNLYTPLQAAKLAKETSSTKQDSTVEVAIRLGVDPRKADQMVRGTVNLPHGTGKTARVAVFAVGEKAEEAAAAGADVVGSDDLIEKIQGGFLDFDAAIATPDQMAKVGRIARILGPRGLMPNPKTGTVTPDITKAVSDIKGGKINFRVDKQANLHFVIGKASFDEKALAENYGAAIDEVLRHKPSSSKGRYLKKITVSTTTGPGIPVDPAVTRNFAEA